The Aquila chrysaetos chrysaetos chromosome 19, bAquChr1.4, whole genome shotgun sequence genome includes a region encoding these proteins:
- the NUMA1 gene encoding nuclear mitotic apparatus protein 1 isoform X4, which produces MPLHSARAAALLTWVNSTKVCTDPLDDLSQLQDCSIFIRIINKIHRSEEGESVLEQPLPERISFIRGFLQKHCKHKSATENLVSAQKLLEGEELALAKVAVLLLYHTSMSCKSPREWYEFDYKTQVELASILKFVLDNEESLNENLETFLQRKAPPSSSSASSSSSEEHSPLLSLPHKREVRFLELQKIASSSSSSSSGANNTLSGSPSSPMGDVMQTPQFQLRRLKKQLAVERENRDELEVELAENRKLITEKEAQITMMQQRIDRLALLNEKQAADQLEPKEMEELREKNESLMVRLHEALKQCQDLKTEKGQMDRKINQLSEENGDLSFKLREIASHLVQLQEALNELSEEHNAALAQSQEKQGQLESELRAALQEKKCSEEKIEILQGKISLLEDQLAKLGDCSAQEKGEVMGDILKLEELKQEVSSLAAKGAELQATVLRLEEEKQLREAALQSERGRFEEEKQQLGGLVASLQNSLSESHRARERLEQDLRAREAGEPQGTPLRGRGAEAEARSEGEAGRLAALSAQHEKTLRERDSALQQLQHLQEANASLSSQLQAMAQAQDASQAASAEEKAELSRKVGELEARILELGAQRQQGAAEGLKAQLRELEGRLKESQQRLAERERLARENTRLQERLLFLEESLRNTEGILEDEKRRAAESLEGSLARIAELEAERQQLVQGREPAPQERGEEPAKRRALEESREKPMGASPAAKGEDGERGRLEEEMRALSREHGRACQRLQAEQEKAAALEARAERLAAEHQERLAVLQADLSSARARAKEKEGEEQKLRAEVSSLREKIAVTEQATAQRVAGLEADARRAAEALEGVSQQLSQEKLKSKELEAAVERLRSAEAELSRVAAAGRQRELELEVEVKKLSGELTMLGARLEEMLREHRRDLAHREEEAERLRQEAERAKADCAAERARKAELEVQLQNSLNEQRVERSVHREELARSRELMEEKEGELDELRRKNVLRGEELRDLQKTVSKLKGELASAEAAKERAPKADNELQGFSEGTRSRDTEGDSVKATCSKEMSLKSLEEKTRHREQESSSSQDLYQEKLKETQALRSQVEELEQKCREQQEAMATLERAAAEAAIAEQAELEALRREVAQQKEKASELQKLLEASRSAQALHDGTVEALQKELQEKGRELIQSKTAIAAAEKELASLRSAAQEKGRSEESWKEQVSQCVQEMERKNSLIGSLEHEVSILHRQVTEKEGESKELKRLIVAESEKSKKLEERLRVLQTEMATAASRAAERCSLMKVEVQRCQEEMEKQRLAIEALKRDRHCQSEREDELRQEVKVCQDKCLQKEQLLAALQQELGSAQALAGELPALKHLCQQLQAERASLESQHRQDLEQRAKALAALQAELARAKLEAAEVPSLRERSAEQDRAIQRLQAETAEQAARLAGLQQANARLAEENRGLGESRSRGQQRLEAELGQAMERHARELERLRSASEELVAGSRQEAEEAARKLEAMSNEYESSKAAALEERRKLLEERQRLTAQVEQLEVFRKEQAKQVEELNKKLTQHEKTTRTQQQRVKVLEGELQAETTRQQEKVAELQAQLTQKEQAAEHYKGQMEKAKTYYDAKKQQNQDLTEKLKAMEQLQKENAELRTESERLAKELQQSILQAKESELSCRNLTSQVRSLEAQVEFADRQLRELGKFQVATDTLKGRETFRQNPADLSADSLDLSLDEAQPLNSTRKPGRSQSEASAVPPGSEESPVSRRLPRKVESLESLYFTPIPSRTRSQLESSAGSLGDLSLDSGCKTRSARRRTTINITMTKKQAKTEEPDSADVSFCSIPAARPPHAAPGKGRLRSAASTRSLTSFPSQDSLIKLETSSPQETPGNSALLGLPGYRPVTRSSLRLLQGGSSSSLGRSSIYLGTCQDEPEQLDDWNRIAELQQRNRVCPPHLKTCYPLESRPSNSLGTITDEEMKTGDPKETLRRASMQPSQIAAGTAARRNTLGTVWAGGITTRQQRKRLSDESHQGPDTPESKKPTSCFPRPQTPRDRSERRSSQVSRRSEQQAPSKQAERRQSMAFSILNTPKKLGNSLLRRAAGRKTTTKNSPRGSARRSPRIATAKSPKGKASRRSLKDTKF; this is translated from the exons ATGCCTCTTCACAGCGCGAGAGCCGCAGCTCTCCTCACTTGG GTGAACAGCACAAAAGTTTGTACTGATCCCCTTGATGATCTGTCACAGCTCCAGGACTGCAGCATCTTCATCAGGATCATCAACAAAAT CCACAGGAGCGAGGAGGGGGAgtctgtgctggagcagccgCTGCCGGAGAGGATCTCCTTCATCCGTGGCTTCCTGCAGA AGCACTGCAAGCACAAATCGGCCACGGAGAACCTGGTCTCGGCACAGAAactgctggagggagaggaactGGCATTGGCCAAG GTGGCCGTGCTGCTCCTGTATCACACCTCCATGAGCTGCAAGAGCCCCAGGGAGTGGTATGAGTTTGACTACAAGACTCAG GTTGAGCTGGCATCGATCCTCAAATTTGTGCTGGACAATGAGGAGAGCCTGAATGAGAATCTGGAGACGTTTCTGCAGAGGAAAG CACCGCCATCCTCATCCAGCgcatccagcagcagctctgaggagCACTCCCCGCTGCTCTCCCTCCCGCACAAGCGAGAGGTGCGTTTCCTGGAACTGCAGAAGAttgcatcctcctcctcttcctcctcctccggcgCCAACAA CACGCTTTCTGGCTCTCCATCCTCACCCATGGGGGATGTCATGCAGACCCCCCAGTTTCAGCTGCGACGGCTGAAGAAGCAGCTGGCTGTTGAGAGAGAGAACCGGGATGAGCTGGAGGTGGAGCTGGCAGAGAATCGCAAGCTCATCACAGAGAAGG AGGCTCAGATCACCATGATGCAGCAGCGGATTGATCGCTTGGCTCTGCTCAATGAGAAGCAAGCTGCAGACCAGCTGGAGCCCAAGGAAATGGAGGAGCTGAGGGAAAAGAACGAGAG CCTGATGGTGCGCTTGCACGAGGCCCTCAAGCAGTGCCAGGACCTGAAGACTGAAAAAGGCCAGATGGACCGAAAAATCAACCAGCTCTCTGAGGAGAACGGGGATCTTTCCTTCAAG CTGCGGGAGATCGCCAGCCACTTGGTCCAGCTGCAGGAAGCCCTGAACGAGCTCTCGGAGGAGCACAACGCGGCCCTGGCGCAGTCGCAGGAAAAGCAGGGACAGCTGGAGAGCGAGCTGCGTGCTGCCCTGCAGGAGAAG AAATGCTCGGAAGAGAAGATCGAGATTCTCCAGGGGAAGATTTCTCTGCTGGAGGACCAGCTGGCCAAGCTGGGGGACTGCAGCGcccaggagaagggagaggtCATGGGGGACATCCTGAAG CTGGAAGAGCTGAAGCAGGAGGTCTCCAGCCTTGCTGCTAAAGGGGCCGAGCTCCAGGCCACCGTCCTgcggctggaggaggagaagcagctgcgGGAGGCAGCCCTGCAGTCCGAACGCGGCCGCTTCgaagaggagaagcagcagctgggcgGCCTCGTCGCCAGCCTCCAGAACTCCCTCTCCGAGAGCCACCGGGCCAGggagaggctggagcaggaccTGCGGGCACGAGAGGCCGGCGAGCCCCAGGGCACCccgctgcggggccggggggccgAGGCAGAGGCAAGGAGCGAGGGGGAGGCCGGGCGGCTGGCTGCCCTCAGCGCCCAGCACGAGAAGACCCTGCGGGAGAGGGactctgccctgcagcagctccagcacctgCAGGAGGCCAACGCGTCCCTGAGCAGCCAGCTGCAGGCCATGGCGCAGGCTCAGGATGCCAGCCAGGCCGCCTCGGCGGAAGAGAAGGCTGAGCTGAGCCGCAAGGTCGGTGAGCTGGAAGCCAGGATCCTCGAGCTCGGCGCCCAGCGGCAGCAGGGAGCGGCGGAGGGGCTGAAAGCCCAGCTGCGGGAGCTGGAGGGCAGGCTGAAGGAGAGCCAGCAGAGGCTGGCCGAGAGGGAGAGGCTGGCCCGGGAGAACACCCGCCTGCAGGAGCGGCTGCTCTTCCTGGAGGAATCCCTGCGGAACACCGAGGGCATCCTGGAGGACGAGAAGAGGCGGGCGGCCGAGAGCCTGGAGGGCAGCCTGGCCAGGATCGCCGAGCTGGAGGcggagaggcagcagctggtgcAGGGCCGGGAACCGGCTCCGCAGGAGCGGGGCGAGGAGCCTGCCAAGCGCCGGGCGCTGGAGGAGAGCCGGGAGAAGCCGATGGGAGCCTCCCCTGCTGCCAAAGGGGAAGATGGAGAGCGCGggcggctggaggaggagatgcgGGCGCTGAGCCGGGAGCACGGCCGGGCCTGCCAGCGGCTGCAGGCTGAGCAGGAGAAGGCAGCCGCTCTGGAGGCCCGGGCAGAGCGCCTGGCTGCCGAGCACCAGGAGAGGCTGGCCGTCCTCCAGGCCGACCTGTCCAGTGCCCGGGCGCGGGCGAAGGAGAAGGAGGGCGAGGAGCAGAAGCTGAGGGCCGAGGTCTCCTCCCTGCGGGAGAAGATAGCCGTCACGGAGCAAGCCACAGCCCAGCGTGTGGCCGGGCTGGAGGCAGATGCCCGGCGAGCTGCCGAGGCGCTGGAGGGGGtctcccagcagctctcccaggAGAAGCTCAAATCCAAGGAGCTGGAAGCTGCCGTGGAGCGGCTGCGGAGCGCGGAGGCAGAGCTGTCCCGGGTGGCCGCTGCCGGCAGGCAgcgggagctggagctggaggtggAGGTGAAGAAGCTGTCCGGAGAGTTGACCATGCTGGGCGCCAggctggaggagatgctgcGGGAGCACCGTCGGGACCTGGCGCACCGGGAGGAGGAAGCCGAACGCCTGCGGCAGGAGGCGGAACGGGCCAAGGCGGACTGCGCCGCTGAGCGAGCCCgcaaggcagagctggaggtgCAGCTGCAAAACTCCCTCAACGAGCAGAGGGTGGAGCGGTCGGTGCACCGGGAGGAGCTGGCCCGGTCCCGGGAGCtgatggaggagaaggagggggagctGGATGAGCTCCGCCGGAAAAACGTCTTGCGGGGCGAGGAGTTGAGGGACCTGCAGAAGACGGTCAGCAAGCTGAAAGGAGAGCTCGCCTCGGCAGAGGCGGCCAAGGAGCGGGCGCCCAAGGCGGACAACGAGCTGCAGGGCTTCTCGGAGGGCACCCGCAGCAGGGACACGGAGGGGGACAGCGTCAAGGCCACCTGCTCAAAGGAGATGTCCCTCAAAAGCTTGGAAGAGAAGACCCGTCACAGGGAGCAGGAATCCAGCTCGAGCCAAGACCTTTAccaggagaagctgaaggagACCCAGGCGCTTCGTTCACAagtggaggagctggagcagaagtgcagggagcagcaggaggctaTGGCCACCCTGGAGCGAGCGGCGGCCGAGGCGGCGATAGCGGAGCAAGCGGAGCTGGAGGCCTTGAGGAGGGAAGTGGCCCAGCAGAAGGAGAAGGCGTCGGAGCTGCAGAAGTTGCTGGAGGCCTCGAGGTCGGCGCAGGCTCTGCACGACGGCACCGTGGAGGCCCTGcagaaggagctgcaggagaagggcagggagCTGATCCAGAGCAAAACCGCCATCGCCGCTGCTGAGAAGGAGCTGGCATCCCTCCGCTCCGCGGCACAGGAGAAGGGCCGGTCGGAGGAGAGCTGGAAGGAGCAAGTGTCCCAGTGCGTCCAGGAGATGGAGAGGAAGAACAGCCTGATCGGCAGCCTGGAGCACGAGGTCTCCATCCTCCATCGGCAGGTGAcggagaaggagggggagagcaAAGAGCTGAAGCGCCTGATCGTCGCCGAGTCGGAGAAGAGCaagaagctggaggagaggcTGCGGGTGCTGCAGACGGAGATGGCCACCGCCGCCTCCCGGGCGGCCGAGAGGTGCTCGCTCATGAAGGTGGAGGTGCAGCGGTGccaggaggagatggagaagcAGCGGTTGGCCATCGAGGCCCTGAAGAGGGACCGCCACTGCCAGAGCGAGCGGGAGGACGAGCTGCGTCAAGAGGTGAAGGTCTGCCAGGACAAGTGCCTCCAGAAGGAGCAGCTCCTCGCCgccctgcagcaggagctcGGCAGCGCCCAGGCGCTCGCCGGGGAGCTGCCGGCGCTGAAACACCTTTGCCAGCAGCTTCAGGCCGAGCGTGCCTCCCTGGAGAGCCAGCACCGCCAGGACCTGGAGCAGAGGGCGAAAGCCCTGGCCGCTTTGCAAGCAGAGCTGGCGCGGGCCAAGCTGGAAGCGGCCGAGGTGCCCTCCCTGCGGGAGCGGTCGGCAGAGCAGGATCGGGCCATCCAGCGGCTGCAGGCGGAGACGGCGGAGCAGGCGGCGCGGCTGGCGGGGCTGCAGCAGGCCAACGCTCGGCTGGCCGAGGAGAACCGTGGGCTCGGCGAGAGCCGGAGCCGCGGGCAGCAGCGGCTCGAGGCAGAGCTTGGCCAGGCCATGGAGCGGCACGCGCGGGAGCTGGAGCGGCTGCGGTCGGCGTCGGAGGAGCTGGTGGCCGGCAGTCGGCaggaggcggaggaggcggcGCGGAAGCTGGAGGCGATGAGTAACGAGTACGAGAGCAGCAAGGCGGCGGCgctggaagagaggaggaagctgctggaggagaggcagaggctGACGGCTCAG GTGGAGCAGCTAGAAGTATTTCGGAAAGAACAAGCTAAGCAG GTGGAGGAGCTGAATAAAAAGCTGACCCAGCATGAGAAGACCACCCGAACCCAGCAGCAGAGAGTTAAG GTGCTGGaaggggagctgcaggcagagaccACCCGTCAGCAGGAGAaggtggcagagctgcaggcgCAGCTCACCCAGAAGGAGCAGGCAGCCGAGCACTACAAGGGCCAG ATGGAGAAGGCAAAAACTTACTACGAcgcaaagaagcagcagaaccaGGACCTGACGGAGAAGCTGAAGGCCatggagcagctgcagaaggagaacGCAGAGCTCCGGACCGAATCGGAGAGGTTGGccaaggagctgcagcagagcatcCTGCAGGCCAAGGAGTcggagctgagctgcaggaacCTCACCAGCCAGGTCCGCAGCCTGGAGGCTCAG GTGGAGTTTGCCGATCGGCAGCTACGGGAGCTCGGCAAGTTCCAGGTGGCAACGGACACGCTGAAGGGCCGGGAGACTTTCCGCCAGAACCCTGCCGATCTCAGCGCCGACAGCCTCGACCTCAGCCTCGACGAAGCGCAGCCGCTCAACTCCACCAG GAAGCCTGGCCGCTCGCAGTCGGAGGCCTCGGCGGTGCCGCCAGGCAGCGAAGAGTCGCCGGTGTCCCGGCGGCTGCCGCGCAAGGTGGAGTCCCTGGAGAGCCTCTACTtcacccccatccccagccgCACGCGGtcccagctggagagcagcgCCGGCTCCCTGGGCGACCTCTCGCTTGACTCCGGGTGCAAGACCCGCTCGGCCCGGCGCCGCACCACCATCAACATCACCATGACGAAA AAACAGGCCAAGACTGAGGAACCGGACAGCGCCGACGTCTCCTTCTGCAGCATCCCGGCGGCACGGCCCCCGCACGCTGCCCCCGGCAAAGGCCGGCTGCGCTCAGCCGCCTCCACCCGCTCCCTCACCAGCTTCCCCTCCCAGGACTCCCTCATCAAGCTGGAAACCTCCTCCCCGCAGGAGACCCCCGGCAATTCGGCGCTGCTGGGCCTCCCCGGCTACCGGCCGGTCACCCGCAGCTCCCTGAGACTCTTGCAGGGGGGGAGCAGCTCCAGCCTCG GCCGGAGCAGCATCTACCTGGGCACGTGCCAGGATGAGCCAGAGCAGCTGGACGACTGGAACCGCATTGCGGAGCTACAGCAGCGTAACCGAGTCTGCCCACCCCACCTGAAGACCTGCTACCCCCTGGAGAGCAGG CCTTCCAACTCCCTGGGGACCATCACGGACGAGGAGATGAAGACGGGCGACCCGAAGGAGACGCTGCGGCGTGCCAGCATGCAGCCCTCGCAGATCGCCGCCGGCACGGCCGCCCGGCGCAACACCCTGGGCACGGTCTGGGCCGGCGGCATCACCACCCGGCAGCAAAGGAAGCGCCTCTCGGACGAGTCCCACCAGGGCCCCGACACCCCCGAG TCCAAGAAGCCGACCAGCTGCTTCCCACGTCCCCAGACCCCCCGGGACCGCAGTGAGCGGCGCAGCTCCCAGGTCAGCCGGAGGAGCGAGCAGCAAGCCCCCAGCAAGCAG GCTGAGAGACGCCAGTCGATGGCGTTCAGCATCCTCAACACCCCGAAGAAGCTGGGGAACAGCCTGCTGCGCCGGGCAGCCGGCCGGAAAACCACCACCAAGAACTCGCCCCGCGGCAGCGCCCGCCGCTCACCCCGCATCGCCACCGCCAAGTCCCCCAAGGGCAAG GCCAGTCGCCGATCGCTCAAGGACACGAAATTCTGA